A single genomic interval of Camelina sativa cultivar DH55 chromosome 11, Cs, whole genome shotgun sequence harbors:
- the LOC104723817 gene encoding inosine triphosphate pyrophosphatase gives MAAAAAKAAVVLPRPVTFVTGNAKKLEEVKAIIGNSIPFKSLKLDLPELQGEPEDISKEKARLAALQVNGPVLVEDTCLCFNSLKGLPGPYIKWFLEKLGHEGLNNLLMAYEDKTAYALCAFSFSRGPGAEPLTFLGKTPGKIVPARGPTDFGWDPVFQPDGYDQTYAEMAKEEKNMISHRYKSLALVKSHFKEAGYVFETDEDTI, from the exons atggcggcggcggcggcgaaAGCAGCGGTGGTTTTGCCACGGCCGGTGACGTTTGTGACGGGAAACGCCAAGAAGCTCGAAGAGGTCAAAGCTATCATCGGAAATTCAATTCCTTTCAAATCTCTCAAACTCGACC TGCCTGAGCTTCAAGGTGAGCCTGAGGATATCTCCAAAGAGAAGGCTCGTTTAGCTGCTCTTCAG GTGAATGGTCCAGTGCTAGTGGAGGATACATGTCTCTGTTTCAATTCCCTGAAGGGGCTTCCTG GGCCATACAT CAAGTGGTTTCTTGAGAAGCTTGGACATGAAG GTCTGAACAACTTACTGATGGCCTATGAAGATAAAACAGCTTATGCATTGTGCGCATTCTCTTTCTCGCGTGGTCCAGGTGCTGAACCTCTTACATTTTTGGGGAAAACTCCG GGTAAGATAGTTCCAGCAAGAGGACCAACTGATTTCGGGTGGGATCCAGTGTTTCAACCTGATGGATATGACCAAAC TTATGCAGAAATGGCCAAGGAAGAAAAGAACATGATATCCCATAGGTACAAGTCATTAGCGTTGGTGAAATCTCACTTTAAGGAGGCAGGCTATGTGTTCGAGACAGATGAAGATACCATTTAG